In a genomic window of Quercus lobata isolate SW786 chromosome 4, ValleyOak3.0 Primary Assembly, whole genome shotgun sequence:
- the LOC115986454 gene encoding uncharacterized protein LOC115986454 translates to MFCNYNKPLIKVYHPQVMLYLHWQRRRTTYPLETQSLPYCGSITLMGKHSFITKHYINLTSHQNWLKVIEKEIGALQLEVLDEIGVASQLSAAPKGRIALKRVDAVGRLRI, encoded by the exons atgttttgcaATTATAACAAGCCATTAATAAAAGTTTATCATCCCCAAGTGATGTTATATTTGCATTGGCAAAGGAGGAGGACCACATACCCTTTAGAAACTCAAAGCTTACCATATTGTGGATCCATTACATTG ATGGGGAAACATAGCTTTATCACAAAGCATTATATTAATCTGACAAGTCATCAAAATTGGTTGAAGG TTATAGAAAAGGAAATTGGAGCATTGCAATTAGAA GTGCTAGATGAAATTGGTGTTGCCTCACAG TTGTCAGCAGCTCCCAAAGGAAGGATTGCCTTGAAAAGAGTTGATGCTGTCGGCAG GTTAAGAATTTAA